One genomic region from Lonchura striata isolate bLonStr1 chromosome 23, bLonStr1.mat, whole genome shotgun sequence encodes:
- the IL10RA gene encoding interleukin-10 receptor subunit alpha: protein MVPSATALALCLALLLACPTHGEELPSPRAVRFAARTGWHLLRWEPGHGCPSDARYEVEYIVYGAGTPWTAVPGCRNTSEHSCDLTPYTPDPERRYHARVRAVAGNHTSSWQKTHGFFPQQAGVHLVGQSLSVMGNSIQVRLLLHAGNTSLEHSDFQKEMTRYHVYIRRTRDNHTVTMVKNSTEFTLRELFWVTEYCLSVEPSMAHRPVPARRSGEQCVTTGRRDRSAELLPDILSSSFIILSLLGLLGALLACTYIRKPVRTPSALKSFMKQSSLWLEHEPPSSGSLDADPIQQLFLCQKEPQLGGSPGSSTSTAQLPLEQGWMLPAWPKDQLGPVGSRDSSSTSTDSGICLHVPSSSSSSSSSSLSCSTGPEPQGYRQQLPTAEDSGAGLESPCPAPGNASPGQPGLCPATSQADVEFRGYLQQSKGTVEPQRAPGKAEPLSGRAGSVQGLGSTDTVLDMECSELAVSKGYLKQSSPEHPLTQDLAAWGAPSCDFSSQVGLQGSTLLSWAAPGAPLTPKASPDLKTPFDLNIFNNAAFPGTLLLVPSLSSSWITALGQLSGDSKDSHL from the exons ATGGTCCCCTCTGCCACCGCCCTGGCGCTGTGCCTGGCACTGCTCCTTGCCTGCCCCACGCACG GTGAGGAGCTGCCGAGCCCCCGGGCCGTGCGCTTCGCCGCGCGGACGGGCTGGCACCTGCTGCGGTGGGAGCCGGGGCACGGCTGCCCCAGCGACGCCCGCTACGAGGTGGAGTACATCGT CTATGGCGcgggaaccccctggacagccGTCCCAGGGTGCAGGAACACCTCGGAGCACTCCTGCGACCTCACCCCCTACACCCCGGACCCGGAGCGGCGCTACCACGCGCGGGTCAGGGCCGTGGCCGGGAACCACACGTCCTCCTGGCAAAAGACCCACGGATTCTTCCCACAGCAAG CTGGCGTGCACCTGGTGGGCCAGAGCCTCTCCGTGATGGGCAACTCCATCCAGGTGCGGCTGCTCCTCCACGCCGGGAACACCAGCCTGGAGCACAGCGACTTCCAGAAGGAAATGACTCGGTACCACGTGTACATCAGGAGGACACGGGACAACCACACG GTCACCATGGTGAAGAACAGCACCGAGTTCACCCTCAGGGAGCTGTTCTGGGTGACAGAGTACTGCCTGAGCGTGGAGCCCAGCATGGCCCACAGGCCCGTCCCCGCCAGGCGCAGCGGCGAGCAGTGCGTCACCACCGGCCGCAGGGACA GGAGCGCAGAGCTTCTCCCGGacatcctcagctcctccttCATCATCCTCTCCttgctgggcctcctgggggcTCTGCTGGCGTGCACCTACATAAGGAAACCTGTGAGGACTCCGTCCGCCCTG AAATCCTTCATGAAGCAGAGCTCGCTCTGGTTGGAGCACGAGCCCCCATCCTCGGGCAGCCTGGATGCAGACCCCATCCAGCAGCTCTTCCTGTGCCAGAAGGAGCCCCAGCTGGgcggcagccctggcagcagcaccagcacggcccagctgcccctggagcagggctggatgctCCCAGCATGGCCCAAGGACCAGCTGGGCCCCGTGGGgagcagagacagcagcagcaccagcaccgACAGTGGCATCTGCCTGCAcgtcccctcctcttcctcttcttcctcctcctcctccctgagctgctccaCGGGCCCCGAGCCCCAGGGCtacaggcagcagctgcccacgGCCGAGGACAGCGGGGCGGGCTTGGagagcccctgccctgctccggGGAacgccagcccagggcagcccgggctgtgccctgccACCAGCCAAGCAGACGTGGAGTTCCGGGGGTACCTGCAGCAGTCCAAGGGCACCGTGGAGCCACAGAGGGCCCCAGGCAAGGCAGAGCCCCTCTCGGGCCGTGCAGGGTCCGTGCAGGGCCTGGGCAGCACCGACACCGTGCTGGacatggagtgctccgagctGGCTGTGTCCAAAGGGTATTTGAAGCAGTCCTCCCCTGAGCATCCCCTGACACAGGACCTTGCTGCGTGGGGAGCTCCTTCCTGTGACTTCTCCAGCCAGGTGGGGCTCCAAGGCTCCActctgctgagctgggcagccccaggtgcTCCACTGACCCCCAAAGCCAGCCCTGATCTGAAAACTCCCTTCGACCTGAACATCTTCAACAACGCTGCCTTCCCAGGCACTCTGCTGCTCGTGCCcagcctcagctccagctggatcacagccctgggccagctCAGCGGGGACAGCAAGGACAGCCACCTGTGA
- the TMPRSS13 gene encoding transmembrane protease serine 13 — MDGKTSPTTASPSSVSPSLLHASTVGSIFGARPPQPRENVLGISFKPYSPESGPAPSPCSACESTRSSMFRAPCMSQRRLALVFCVSVLIVLLVALILLFMFWRSQTGIVYKEPAESCKDSAVRCDGVVDCSQRSDELGCVRFSSEESLLHVYSSTESQWLPVCSSDWDESFSRKTCRQLGFQNASQTEYIPLHVSGKSLTVTGERETIQQSLNSSQCLTGKYVSLRCTTCGQRISGRIIGGKETSVNKWPWQVSVQYGPIHICGGTIIDAQWVLTAAHCFFMNSMKILDDWKVYGGVSDLKQPMEGIPVTQVIINSNYSDDHDDYDIALMRLSRPLTLSAQVRPACLPMYGQRFQTGRSCFITGFGKTRENEDNTSPKLREAEVKLIDYKICNSDKVYEGYLTPRMMCAGYLQGGKDACQGDSGGPLVCEDDGRWYVAGVTSWGTGCGQKNKPGVYTRVTKLLGWIYSKMEVRWQGCAWAGRPCRGLYPSPAPGTSPRSSLCPWQSEND; from the exons ATGGACGGCAAAACCTCCCCG ACCACTGCCTCGCCCAGCAGTGTCTCTCCCAGCCTCCTCCATGCCTCCACGGTCGGCAGCATCTTCGGTGCTCGACCTCCGCAGCCTCGAGAGAACGTCCTGGGCATCAGCTTCAAACCCTACAGCCCCGAGTCCggcccggccccgagccccTGCTCGGCCTGCGAGAGCACAC GATCCTCCATGTTCAGAGCTCCCTGCATGAGCCAGCGGCGGCTCGCGCTCGTCTTCTGCGTCTCCGTCCTCATCGTGCTGCTCGTCGCCCTCATCCTGCTGT TCATGTTCTGGAGGTCGCAGACGGGCATCGTGTACAAGGAGCCAGCCGAGAGCTGCAAGGACAGCGCCGTGCGCTGCGACGGCGTCGTCGACTGCTCCCAGAGGAGCGACGAGCTGGGCTGCG TGCGCTTCTCATCCGAGGAGTCCTTGCTCCACGTCTACTCCAGCACCGAGAGCCAGTGGCTGCCGGTGTGCAGCAGCGACTGGGACGAGTCCTTCTCCAGGAAAACCTGCCGGCAGCTGGGATTCCAGAA tgcGTCCCAGACCGAGTACATCCCCCTGCACGTCTCTGGCAAGAGCCTCACGGTGACTGGTGAGCGAGAGACCATCCAGCAGAGCCTCAACAG CTCCCAGTGTCTCACGGGAAAGTACGTCTCCCTGCGATGCACAA ccTGCGGGCAGAGGATTTCCGGCCGGATCATCGGTGGGAAGGAGACCTCTGTGAACAAATGGCCCTGGCAGGTCAGCGTGCAGTACGGGCCCATCCACATCTGCGGCGGCACCATCATCGACGCTCAGTGGGTGCTCACCGCTGCCCACTGCTTCTTCAT GAACAGCATGAAGATCCTGGACGACTGGAAGGTCTACGGAGGGGTGTCAGACCTGAagcagcccatggagggcaTCCCCGTGACCCAGGTCATCATCAACTCCAACTACAGCGACGACCACGACGACTACGACATCGCCCTGATGAGGCTCTCCAGGCCGCTGACGCTCTCAG cccaggTGCGCCCCGCCTGCCTGCCCATGTACGGCCAGCGCTTCCAGACCGGCCGGTCCTGCTTCATCACCGGCTTCGGGAAGACCAGGGAGAATGAAG ATAACACGTCCCCGAAGCTGCGGGAGGCCGAGGTGAAGCTGATCGACTACAAGATCTGCAACAGCGACAAGGTGTACGAGGGCTACCTGACCCCCCGCATGATGTGCGCCGGCTacctgcagggagggaaggacgcctgccag GGTGACAGCGGAGGGCCCCTGGTGTGTGAGGACGATGGCCGCTGGTACGTGGCCGGGGTGACGAGCTGGGGGACAGGATGTGGCCAGAAGAACAAGCCCGGAGTGTACACACGTGTGACAAAGCTCCTCGGCTGGATATACAGCAAAATGGAGGTGaggtggcagggctgtgcctgggcaGGGCGGCCCTGCAGAGGGCTGtaccccagcccagcccctggcacctCACCCCGctcctctctctgtccctggCAGAGCGAGAACGACTAA